ATAAAATCTATAAAAAAAAATACTAATAGGATGGTAAAAACTTATGAAAAAATATAATTCAAACATTAAACTTGGAACTGCTACGCTTAATGTTGTAAACTTTGACAGACAACTCAAATTTTATACTGAAGTTATGGGAATGACTGTAATTTCTAAAAATGATATAGAGGCTACTTTAGGAACTTCAGATAATACTCCGCTTCTTCACTTGAAAAAAGTTGATGGCCCTCTAGTTCATTCATATGGACTATATCACATAGCTTACCTAGTTCCAGATGAACAAAGTCTAGCGAATATCTTACGTCATTTTATTGATTCTAACGTTCCTTTAGATGGTGGATCTGACCATGGTTATAGTAATGCTCTATACCTAAGTGATATAGAAGATAATGGAATTGAAGTTTATTACGATAAAGATGAAAGTATTTGGGATAGAAAAGAAGACGGTAAAATCATAGGAGTAACTGAACCTATAGATGCTACTCACCTACTTGATATTTCTGAAACTGTAGTACCTTATGTTTTACCAGTAGGAACTATCATTGGTCATGTTCACCTGAGTGTTCAAAACTCTACAGTTTCTTCTAATTTCTATCAAGATGTGCTGGGATTTAGTGATAAATTTACTGTAGCTAGTGCAAGTTGGATTGCTTATGGTAATTATCATCATCACTTAGCTGTTAACCACTGGGGTGGCCCTAACTTAAGTCTTAGACAAAAAGGAACTCCTGGTTTAGATTATTTTGAAATAATATTTATTGATGACATTGCTTACAACAAAATTGTGGAAAATATAAAAAATAATAACACTAAAATCATTAGTGAATATGATAATAAAATCATTATCAATGATCCAAATGGAATCGAAGTACACTTAATAAAAGAAATATAATATCAAAAAACTTGAGAGGGATGACTCAATAAAATCAATTTCTTTGAGTCATTCCCTTTAGTTATTAGTCGCTTATTTCCATAGCTTTATGATATAATAAGAATATTATTTTATCAGAAGGAGGACCTATGCAGGATTTTATAGCACAATTTGGTAGCTTTGCACCTATAGTTTTTTTAATACTAGCATCTATATTACCAATATTTTTATTTCCACCAGGGATATTTTCTGCGATTGGTGGTTATTTATTTGGTTTTACTCATGGTTTTATCCTTTCAATAATTTCTTCAATAATCTATACTAGCGCTATGTTTATCATCTCAAGATACTTCGCAAGTGATTACGTTGAAAAATACTTAGCTAAAAAACTATCAAAAAAACAATACGATACGATTTTTGGTATAAGTGAAAATAAACTTATGATATTTTTAATAATTTACAGATTAATCCCAGTTCTTCCAAATAGTGTTATTTGTTACTCATATGGTTTAACTAAGATATCGTTTAAAAAGTATTTTATAGGTAATATTATAGGTTTAATTCCTGGAAAAATGATTTGGCTACACTTCGGAACTACTCTAAATAATATTGGAAGTATGGAATTTTTATATGGAATAATTATACTTTTATCATTTATTTTTATCAGTTCAAAAATATCGAAAAAATTTAATAAGTAACAAAAAGCTAGTAAATCTTAACTCAAGATTCACTAGCTTTTTATATTATGAATGTTTTTCAACTATTTTTTTAATTTTTTTGTTAAACTCACGTCTCGGCATCATAATGTTATTATCACACTTCAGGCATTTTATCTTTATATCTGCCCCCATACGTGTAATTTGCCATCTATTTGTGCCACAAGGGTGTTGTTTTTTCATTTCAACTATGTCATTTAATTCATATTCCATAAGCCAACCTCCTATTTTTCTTCATTTGAAGTGAGTAGTGATTCAAACTCTTTATAAAAATCACGTCTTAACATTGTTTCCACTTTATTTTTTTTACCAACTTTCGCCTTACCAACGACTTTTATTGTAATAACATTATCAGCTATATTTTCTATATTATCTATATGTAATTTATCATTTTTATATAATAATTCTCGGTATTCTTTACTAGAATTAGCTGAGTTTATTACTTTATTTACGCGCTCCTCACTTTTTTCAATAGTTTCATCGATTTTTATCGGCAACTCTACTAAGGCTAAATTATACATTAATGAATAGTTTACAACCTGATTAATAGTTCCATTAGGAATGAAATATACTTCTCCATCTTTTGATCGTATTTTCGTAGAGCGTAAGCCAAGTGACATAACGTCCCCTCCAGCAATAAAAGCTGCCTGGTTGTATATTTTAACATTATCTCCTACATCAAATTGTCCTTCAAGAATGATAAAGAACCCCGAAATAATATCCTTAACTAAGCTCTGAGCACCAAAACCAATAGCAACAGAAGCAATCCCAGCACTAGCAACTATACTCGTCGTATTAACTCCTAAAATAGACAAAACTTGAAAAAAAGCAATAAAATAAATTGAATAACGAACTGCGCTTTTTACAAGCTTATGTAACGTCTCTGATCGTTTCTCATTAAACTTTATATTGAATTTCTTATTAGCATTATCTCTAGTCGTCATAACATAATCGATAATCTTATTAAATATTCGCACTAATATCGATGCTACAATGAAGATACCTATTATAATTAGAAATTTTTCTAAAATTGTAATCAATAAATCTGTATTATTTATTGTACCTTTAATTTTTTCAATAAAATTCATAATTATTCATCCTTGAATAATGAAATAATACGTTCAAACTCATCATTATCTTTGAACTCAATTTCAATCTTACCTTTTTTATTACGACCTTGTTTAATAGTTACAGAAGTTCCTAGGAGTTTTTTAAGATTGTTTTCTTGTTCTTCTATAAAAATATCCTTAACTTTTGGTTTCTTAACTTCTTTTGGTTTTAATAACTTCGCTACATATTCTTCTAACTCACGAACTGACATTTTTCTATCAATTACTAAAGCACAAACTTCTTCCATAGCTTTTTTTGTTTTTAATGAAAGTAAAGTTCTTGCGTGAGCTGCACTTATTAACCCTTGCTCAAGCTTATTTTTTATTTCTGCAGGTAATTTTAATAGTCGTAAACTATTGGCGATATATGGTCTACTTTTTCCAAGTTTCTTAGCCAATTCTTCTTGAGTTAATGACATTTTATCCATCAGATTTTTATAACTTTCTGATTCTTCTAATGCTGATAAATCCTCACGTTGTAAGTTTTCTAGGACCGCAAAGATCATCATTTCTTCATCAGTCATTTCTTTAATAATAGCTGGAATTTCTTTCTTACCTAGCAGTTCAAAAGCTCTATATCGACGTTCACCAGCTATGATGTAATAACCTTTTACTGCTTTTTTTACAATAATAGGCTGTAATAATCCATTTTTTTCAATAGATTCTTTTAATTCATTTAACTTCTCTTCGTTGAAATAAGTACGAGGTTGATATGGATTTTTCTTAATCTCTTCTAATGAGATTTCTACTATTTTATCATTATCAGTAGTTAATTCTACATTTTCAGTAGCAAAAATTGCATCAAGACCACGACCTAATCCCTTACCTAGTTTCTTAGCCACGCTCAATCACCTCTTTAGCTAATGATAAATATTGTTTTGCACCATTAGAATTTTTAGCATATTCAATAATTGGTTCACCAAAACTTGGCGCTTCGCTTAAGCGAACAGTTCTAGATATAACAGTATCAAATGCTTTATCTTTAAAGTGATCTCGAACTTGTTCAGCTACTTGATTAGATATATTAGTTCTACTATCTGTCATAGTAAGCAAGACACCAAAAATATCTAATTTAGAGTTCAAGTGCTTTCTAACTATATTAAATGTATTCATAAGCTGGCTAAGCCCCTCTAGAGCGTAATATTCAGTCTGCACTGGAATAATTACTCCATTAGCTGCAGTTAAAGAATTTAACGTAATTAGACCTAAAGACGGTGGGCAGTCGATTACTACATAGTCATACTCACCTTTAATTTCTGAGATTGCATTTTTCATACGTTGTTCACGACTAATCGCTGAAACTAGTTCAACTTCTGCACCTGCTAATGCTATGCTAGAAGGAACTATGTCTAGGTTCTCATAAGCTGTTTTTTGAATAACATCATTAATATTAACTTCGTCAACAAGTATATTATAAATTGATTGTTCTATAGCCGCTTTATCTACACCTACACCACTCGTAGCATTAGCCTGTGGATCAGTATCTATTAATAATACTTTTTTCTTTAAATGTGCTAAAGACGCAGCTAAATTTATTGAAGTAGTTGTTTTTCCCACTCCACCTTTTTGATTACATATCGCTAAAATTTTCATCTTTTACCTCTTTATTTACATATCTTGGTATGGTAACTTTGATAACCACACTATCCATATTTTCTTCTTCTTCTTTATTAAGACTAATATTATACTTTTCTTCTAATTTTGCTATTTCTTTTGTAAGTTTTGCTATAACTTTTTGACCATCATAATTTACCACAGTATTGAAAACTTTAATATCTTTTTTAATCTTCAAATAAGTATCAATTTTTTCCTCAGTTTGAGAAACATTTAAATTTTGTGATAAAATCTGAACTAAAAGTTTTTCCTGAGCAGAAGCATCTAATTTTACCATAGCACGCCCATGTCGCTCAGTAATTTTCTTAGTGTTAATAGCATCAATTACTTTATCACTTAATTTCAATAATCGTAACTTATTAGCTACAGTAGCCTGTGTTTTTCCTAAAGATTTTGCTAGTTCATCTTGAGTTAGTTTATTTATACTTAGAAGCTCTTGATATGCATGTGCTTCTTCTATAGGCGTTAATTCTTCCCTTTGTATATTTTCAATTAAAGCCAAAGTCGCCATTTGTTCATCCGTTAACTCTTTTACAATCGCCTTAGTTGTTGGATACTGTAAATACTTAATAGCTCTTAGCCTTCTTTCACCAGCTATAAGCTCGTAAAAGCCATTCCCTATATCACGAACTGTAATAGATTGAAGTAATCCATTTTGTTTAATAGACTCAGCCAATTCTTTAATTTTTTCTTCTGTAAATTCTCTTCTAGGCTGATATTTATTAGGAACAATCTTTTCAACTAATATTTCTCTAAGGACATCATCATCTGAAATACCGACTTTCTCAGCTCTTTGTGTTAAATCATACAGTTTACTAAATGGTTTTACACTTTCACTCATATTTTACCTCCTATGGCACTTATATACATTAATACAATAACATAATTAATATCTTTTGTCAAAAGTATTTCCCAAAAAATAAAACACAATAAGCTTTATATTTTAGGCATTTTAAAGAATATTTCCTGAGAATATTAGTTATTTAATAAATTTTTTGCATAAAAAAAGTGCAATCATAAATGATTACACTTTAAACAGGGACGGCAGGAATCGAACCCACACCAAAGGTTTTGGAGACCTTTGTTCTACCGTTAAACTACGTCCCTAAGAATGGTGGGAAGAAGTGGATTCGAACCACTGAACCCTAAGGAGCGGATTTACAGTCCGCCGCGTTTAGCCTCTTCGCTATCTTCCCAAATATAAAAAAATGCCGGCCAGAGGACTTGAACCCCCGACCTACTGATTACAAGTCAGTTGCTCTACCAACTGAGCTAGGCCGGCAACATGGTGCCTCGAGACAGAGTCGAACTGCCGACACATGGAGCTTCAATCCATTGCTCTACCAACTGAGCTATCGAGGCATTATTAAATTTTTACATAAAAAAATGGCGGTCCCGACGGGAATCGAACCCGCGATCTCCTGCGTGACAGGCAGGCGTGATAACCGCTACACCACGGGACCTAGTTATTAAAAATTGCGGGAGATGGATTTGAACCATCGACCTTTGGGTTATGAGCCCAACGAGCTGCCAGACTGCTCCATCCCGCGATAATAAAAATGGAGGAGGAAAGGGGATTCGAACCCCTGCGAGCTTTTACACTCCTGTCGGTTTTCAAGACCGATCCCTTCAGCCGGACTTGGGTATTCCTCCTTGATAAATGGTGGACTCTGCAGGACTCGAACCTGCGACCGATCGGTTATGAGCCGATAGCTCTAACCAACTGAGCTAAGAGTCCGTGTTCCTAGAGAATTCACTAACTATTATTGGTGG
This is a stretch of genomic DNA from Gemella haemolysans. It encodes these proteins:
- a CDS encoding DUF951 domain-containing protein, with protein sequence MEYELNDIVEMKKQHPCGTNRWQITRMGADIKIKCLKCDNNIMMPRREFNKKIKKIVEKHS
- a CDS encoding mechanosensitive ion channel family protein; protein product: MNFIEKIKGTINNTDLLITILEKFLIIIGIFIVASILVRIFNKIIDYVMTTRDNANKKFNIKFNEKRSETLHKLVKSAVRYSIYFIAFFQVLSILGVNTTSIVASAGIASVAIGFGAQSLVKDIISGFFIILEGQFDVGDNVKIYNQAAFIAGGDVMSLGLRSTKIRSKDGEVYFIPNGTINQVVNYSLMYNLALVELPIKIDETIEKSEERVNKVINSANSSKEYRELLYKNDKLHIDNIENIADNVITIKVVGKAKVGKKNKVETMLRRDFYKEFESLLTSNEEK
- a CDS encoding ParB/RepB/Spo0J family partition protein codes for the protein MSESVKPFSKLYDLTQRAEKVGISDDDVLREILVEKIVPNKYQPRREFTEEKIKELAESIKQNGLLQSITVRDIGNGFYELIAGERRLRAIKYLQYPTTKAIVKELTDEQMATLALIENIQREELTPIEEAHAYQELLSINKLTQDELAKSLGKTQATVANKLRLLKLSDKVIDAINTKKITERHGRAMVKLDASAQEKLLVQILSQNLNVSQTEEKIDTYLKIKKDIKVFNTVVNYDGQKVIAKLTKEIAKLEEKYNISLNKEEEENMDSVVIKVTIPRYVNKEVKDENFSDM
- a CDS encoding VOC family protein: MKKYNSNIKLGTATLNVVNFDRQLKFYTEVMGMTVISKNDIEATLGTSDNTPLLHLKKVDGPLVHSYGLYHIAYLVPDEQSLANILRHFIDSNVPLDGGSDHGYSNALYLSDIEDNGIEVYYDKDESIWDRKEDGKIIGVTEPIDATHLLDISETVVPYVLPVGTIIGHVHLSVQNSTVSSNFYQDVLGFSDKFTVASASWIAYGNYHHHLAVNHWGGPNLSLRQKGTPGLDYFEIIFIDDIAYNKIVENIKNNNTKIISEYDNKIIINDPNGIEVHLIKEI
- a CDS encoding ParA family protein — translated: MKILAICNQKGGVGKTTTSINLAASLAHLKKKVLLIDTDPQANATSGVGVDKAAIEQSIYNILVDEVNINDVIQKTAYENLDIVPSSIALAGAEVELVSAISREQRMKNAISEIKGEYDYVVIDCPPSLGLITLNSLTAANGVIIPVQTEYYALEGLSQLMNTFNIVRKHLNSKLDIFGVLLTMTDSRTNISNQVAEQVRDHFKDKAFDTVISRTVRLSEAPSFGEPIIEYAKNSNGAKQYLSLAKEVIERG
- a CDS encoding ParB/RepB/Spo0J family partition protein — its product is MAKKLGKGLGRGLDAIFATENVELTTDNDKIVEISLEEIKKNPYQPRTYFNEEKLNELKESIEKNGLLQPIIVKKAVKGYYIIAGERRYRAFELLGKKEIPAIIKEMTDEEMMIFAVLENLQREDLSALEESESYKNLMDKMSLTQEELAKKLGKSRPYIANSLRLLKLPAEIKNKLEQGLISAAHARTLLSLKTKKAMEEVCALVIDRKMSVRELEEYVAKLLKPKEVKKPKVKDIFIEEQENNLKKLLGTSVTIKQGRNKKGKIEIEFKDNDEFERIISLFKDE
- a CDS encoding TVP38/TMEM64 family protein; the protein is MQDFIAQFGSFAPIVFLILASILPIFLFPPGIFSAIGGYLFGFTHGFILSIISSIIYTSAMFIISRYFASDYVEKYLAKKLSKKQYDTIFGISENKLMIFLIIYRLIPVLPNSVICYSYGLTKISFKKYFIGNIIGLIPGKMIWLHFGTTLNNIGSMEFLYGIIILLSFIFISSKISKKFNK